A segment of the Sphingobacterium oryzagri genome:
AGTCGCTTCTACCTCGTAACCTCTGTTGGACATCCGACCCAAATTAACCTGTGGAAGCGCTACGCCAATTGTTGATGGAACCGATACCCGCTCAATCAAAATATCATCCCGGTAACGTATAAAGTAATCTGCCGTTGCTGTAAATTTTCCGTTAAACAACGTAATGTCTGTACCGAGATTGAAATCGCGCTGCACCTCCCAGGAGACCTGGTTAGGAAGGCGCGGCTCCAATGTGCCGGCTACATTACTGGTTGGTACTTCCCCAAAGTTATATCCGTCGCCCGAACCCGGCACATATACTTGTTCGTAGTTGTACACGCCACCTGTTCCACCATCAGAACCTGTAAAACCGTAGGAAGCCCGTATTTTCCACACATCAATAAAATGCAGACTCTTCATAAAATTTTCCTGATCGATGTTCCAGGCCACGCTTAGCGCCGGAAATAGCTGGTATCGGTCGCCCTCACCGAAACGTGTAGACCCGTTGTATCCACCATTTACATTGATGATGTATTTTTTGGCGAAGTCGTATTGAATGCGCGCGGTAATACCGCGTACACTGTAGGGATCTCGTGAAAGAACTGTGCTCGATGACGTGTAAGATGCCGTATTGGTATTATCATTGATCATACCCATAATACTGATATTATGGTCACCTATCGACTTATCATAGTTTAAACTAAATTGCGTACTGAGTAAGGATCCGAAAGAACTTAAACCTCCTGTTCTGGCCAGCGGCCCGGTTCGAAAGAGTGTCGCACTAGTTGCCGGCACGTATGATCCGGTTACCGGATCCAAGTAGAATGTCGCAATTGTTCCAGGTGCCCGCCGCAGGTTCGTGTTATATACGTAATCTGATGCATAGGAAACCAAGCCTCTGAAGTTTAACCCCGGTGTGATAAATTCAAGATCTTGACGCAGCTCCATTACAGCAGAGATATTGTTGGTTTGCGAACGGTCATAGCCAGACAGTGTCAGGTTAGCGACAGGATTAGGCTGCGTGCTTACTCCAGGAGCCGGACCACCATACGTGCCGTTCGCATTATACACCGGATAGCCGAAAGACGACTGTGCCCCACCCCAAAGCGTACCGAATGTGGTAGCGCCACTGTTCCAGCCGAAGTCATAGGGACCATTGACGGTCTGAAAGCGTCCCGAGATATCAAACCTGACCTTCGTGGATTGCGAAGGCGAGAAATCTAAATTGGAGCGAAAGGTATAACGATTGGCAAAATAATCATTATTGTAACCTTGTCCCTGACTAAAATTTTTGTATGTTCCGCCTTGTGTATAATAGCCCGCAGTTACGTTATACCGCGCTCGCTCTGAACCGCCGGTCACATTAAATGAACTGGTGTTCATCCGCGAATAGGGCTTCATCAATTCGCTCCACCAGTCTACATAAGGATAAGCGTACGGATCAGCGTTGGTTACATAATTCTGGAAATTGTCTCCTCCGAAAAATCGAGGATACTCGGTCGTCGGGTTCAAGCCTCGGTTATAGCTAGTTTCGCGGAGCAAACTCAAGGTTTCATAGACACCATTGTTTCTGAACGCTTCCGTATTCATCGTGATACCAGTTTCGTTGGACACACTAAATGCCGGCCGACCAGTCTGCCCACGCTTCGTTTTGATGATCAACACGCCGTTTGCGCCCCGCACACCATAAACCGCCGTCGTCGACGCATCTTTTAGCAAGGAGAGGCTCTCAATCTCGTTAGGGTCAATCTGGCTCAGCTGATCGTAGGTAAACTCCACATCATCAATGATGATAAGCGGTGACGTAGCCTGTATAAACGATTCTGATGTTGTGCCTAAAGCCATTGTGTTAACACCCCTAATCTGAAATCGCGCGCCGTCCTGCCCTGGTCGTCCACTCGTTTGCTGCGACAGGAAACCCGGTAAACGACCCATCAAGTTATTTTGTAAACTGGCTGACGGACTTTGGTTAATCGCTTCGCCGGAAATGGTACTGACCGCTCCTGTTAACGTCGCCCGACTTTGCTGACCAAACCCGATAACGACAACTTCTTCTATCCCGGATAAATCTTTTTGTAAAACAATACTGATCGTCGATGTACGGGCATTTATCGGGACTTCTTTCTGGAAATATCCGACGTATCGGACAACGAGAACTTCACCCGCGTCAGCTTCTATTCTCAGCGTAAATTTACCGTTGTTATCCGTACTGGTGCCCCGGGTGGCATGCTTCTTTTCATAAATAGTCACTCCGGATAAAGGCTCATTATCTTCATTCATTACTTCGCCTTGTATCGTTCTCGACACCGTTCCCTGCGCGAAAGAAGCAAGGCATGCCGTAAATAGCGAAGCAACGATCAATATAATATTCTTCATACTCATAATTAGTTAGTTTATTAGT
Coding sequences within it:
- a CDS encoding SusC/RagA family TonB-linked outer membrane protein, giving the protein MKNIILIVASLFTACLASFAQGTVSRTIQGEVMNEDNEPLSGVTIYEKKHATRGTSTDNNGKFTLRIEADAGEVLVVRYVGYFQKEVPINARTSTISIVLQKDLSGIEEVVVIGFGQQSRATLTGAVSTISGEAINQSPSASLQNNLMGRLPGFLSQQTSGRPGQDGARFQIRGVNTMALGTTSESFIQATSPLIIIDDVEFTYDQLSQIDPNEIESLSLLKDASTTAVYGVRGANGVLIIKTKRGQTGRPAFSVSNETGITMNTEAFRNNGVYETLSLLRETSYNRGLNPTTEYPRFFGGDNFQNYVTNADPYAYPYVDWWSELMKPYSRMNTSSFNVTGGSERARYNVTAGYYTQGGTYKNFSQGQGYNNDYFANRYTFRSNLDFSPSQSTKVRFDISGRFQTVNGPYDFGWNSGATTFGTLWGGAQSSFGYPVYNANGTYGGPAPGVSTQPNPVANLTLSGYDRSQTNNISAVMELRQDLEFITPGLNFRGLVSYASDYVYNTNLRRAPGTIATFYLDPVTGSYVPATSATLFRTGPLARTGGLSSFGSLLSTQFSLNYDKSIGDHNISIMGMINDNTNTASYTSSSTVLSRDPYSVRGITARIQYDFAKKYIINVNGGYNGSTRFGEGDRYQLFPALSVAWNIDQENFMKSLHFIDVWKIRASYGFTGSDGGTGGVYNYEQVYVPGSGDGYNFGEVPTSNVAGTLEPRLPNQVSWEVQRDFNLGTDITLFNGKFTATADYFIRYRDDILIERVSVPSTIGVALPQVNLGRMSNRGYEVEATYRDANSTGFGWSVSGQVTYTRNRIEFMDEGVQRFPWLGNTGRSTGGMFGYVTDGYLSSIEEVYNLPLMPNQTPMVNTFVGDLKYVDLNGDGIIDLYDQRYLGSDYAPMVTGLTLSFSYKGFDLTTLLQGRFGGLMRINRGTLSYEFPDRNSAPFNLGRWTPILGDDATMPVLGGSTIRASTDFWVASSDYLRWKMIEFGYTFSKNWTQRFKVNNLRLYCNGYNMALLYTGISVPVDPEALSGTGSEYPQQRIFNIGLRLGF